In Sphingobacterium sp. PCS056, the following proteins share a genomic window:
- a CDS encoding aldo/keto reductase yields MQYNKLGKTAIEVSAVGLGCMSLKGSKHKQGIELIRKAFDSGINFFDTADLYEKGFNEMLVGEAVQDFRKDIVLSTKVGNSWRADGNGWDWKASKHYIIKTVESSLSRLKTDYIDLYQLHGGIIEDPIDEIIEAFETLVDAGKIRTYGVSSIRPNVIRQYVAKSNISAVMMQYSLLDRRLEEQIAAYLLENQVSILARGAIAKGMLINKPAESFLQYSSSEVQHIIRNLNAFAKRHEVNNLTAALSFVLSNEAVTSALLGINTPVQMSEFIQIKEQIRLLSLTEKKELLSGVRALYFTEHR; encoded by the coding sequence ATGCAGTATAATAAATTAGGTAAAACAGCTATAGAAGTTTCGGCCGTCGGTTTAGGGTGTATGTCCTTAAAGGGCAGTAAGCACAAGCAAGGCATAGAGCTCATTCGTAAAGCATTTGACAGCGGGATCAATTTCTTTGATACCGCTGATTTATATGAAAAAGGATTTAATGAAATGCTCGTTGGTGAGGCCGTACAAGATTTCAGAAAGGATATTGTGCTATCAACTAAAGTTGGAAACAGTTGGCGAGCTGATGGAAACGGCTGGGATTGGAAAGCCTCCAAGCATTATATTATCAAAACAGTTGAATCATCACTATCACGGTTAAAAACAGATTATATCGATCTCTATCAGCTTCATGGAGGCATTATTGAAGATCCTATAGATGAAATTATCGAAGCATTTGAAACACTCGTCGATGCAGGTAAAATTCGAACCTATGGTGTATCCTCGATCCGTCCCAATGTCATTCGACAGTATGTGGCAAAATCAAATATAAGTGCTGTCATGATGCAGTATAGTTTACTTGATCGACGTTTAGAAGAACAAATTGCCGCTTATTTGTTGGAAAATCAAGTGTCGATATTGGCTAGAGGAGCAATCGCAAAAGGAATGTTAATCAATAAACCAGCTGAAAGTTTTTTACAATATAGTTCCAGTGAAGTGCAGCATATCATCCGCAATCTGAATGCTTTTGCTAAAAGACACGAAGTTAACAACCTCACCGCTGCGCTATCTTTTGTACTATCCAATGAAGCCGTGACTTCCGCGTTATTGGGCATAAATACCCCAGTGCAAATGTCCGAATTTATTCAAATTAAAGAACAGATTCGTCTTTTAAGTTTAACAGAAAAAAAAGAATTGTTAAGCGGTGTCCGTGCATTATATTTTACGGAGCACCGTTAA
- a CDS encoding FKBP-type peptidyl-prolyl cis-trans isomerase: MKYIALALLSLATLSVSAQQKKKTVKTTTTVKPLLSSKADSISYAFGRDIGGSLKSLEIADWNKELIGKAIISALDGQNSLIAEDQLRVVIQNAVNEARELKEKENLAKEQAFFTENAKRATVKSTEEGLQYEILVEGNGEKPSRENEVTVHYTGTLLDGKKFDSSLDRNEPLKMKLDRVIEGWKIGVPLMSKGAKYRFYVPSKLGYGSQNMGAIPPNSILIFDIELLDFVKDAV, translated from the coding sequence ATGAAATATATTGCTTTAGCATTACTGTCTTTGGCTACACTATCGGTATCAGCACAACAGAAAAAGAAAACCGTAAAAACAACGACAACGGTAAAACCATTATTATCCTCAAAAGCAGATTCTATCTCTTATGCTTTTGGACGCGATATTGGTGGTTCTTTAAAAAGTTTAGAAATTGCCGACTGGAATAAAGAACTGATAGGCAAAGCTATCATCAGTGCACTTGATGGACAGAACTCTTTAATTGCAGAAGATCAATTACGTGTTGTGATCCAAAATGCCGTTAACGAAGCCAGAGAACTTAAAGAAAAAGAGAATCTTGCAAAAGAGCAAGCTTTTTTTACTGAAAATGCTAAGAGAGCGACAGTCAAAAGTACGGAAGAAGGATTACAATATGAAATATTGGTCGAGGGTAATGGTGAAAAGCCTAGTCGTGAAAATGAAGTAACAGTGCATTATACGGGAACCTTATTGGATGGTAAAAAATTTGATAGTTCTCTTGATCGCAATGAACCCTTGAAAATGAAGTTGGATCGTGTGATTGAAGGTTGGAAAATAGGCGTGCCCCTCATGTCCAAGGGAGCCAAATATCGATTTTATGTTCCTAGCAAATTAGGATATGGAAGTCAAAATATGGGTGCAATTCCGCCAAATAGTATTTTGATATTTGATATTGAGTTATTGGATTTTGTCAAAGATGCAGTATAA
- a CDS encoding glycosyltransferase family protein: MKILYAVQGTGNGHLSRALDIVPCLRNFGEVDVLVSGTQADLVLPFEVKYRLHGLSFIFGKSGGVDLWKTFMSSTVRKFTQEIKSLPIEQYDLVINDFEPISAWSAHMKEYPCIGLSHQIAALDPSSPKPDDTDMLGKFIMKNYAPSTYAYGFHFKSYNKNIFTPVIRNSVRELDVQDKGHYTVYLPAYDDAHLLKHLMKFSDINWQVFSKHNSRAFDMKNVSIRPINNDAFITSMASSSGVLCGAGFETPAEALFLQKKLLVVPMKNQYEQHLNAAALEEMGVPVISSLKQKNMLSIEAWLNSKSRVVVDYKNNTQEIITNIVTKHT, translated from the coding sequence ATGAAAATACTTTATGCGGTACAGGGTACAGGAAATGGTCATCTCAGTCGAGCTCTGGATATTGTACCTTGTTTACGTAATTTTGGAGAAGTAGATGTATTGGTTAGCGGGACACAGGCTGATTTGGTTTTACCGTTTGAAGTAAAGTATCGATTACATGGTTTGAGCTTTATCTTTGGGAAATCGGGGGGAGTAGATCTTTGGAAGACATTTATGAGTTCCACGGTTCGCAAATTTACTCAGGAGATTAAATCACTTCCTATCGAACAGTACGATCTTGTTATCAATGATTTTGAACCCATATCTGCTTGGTCGGCCCATATGAAAGAGTATCCCTGTATTGGGTTGAGCCATCAGATTGCTGCTTTAGACCCGTCCAGTCCTAAGCCCGATGATACCGATATGTTGGGTAAATTTATCATGAAAAATTATGCTCCTTCTACCTATGCTTATGGATTTCACTTCAAAAGTTATAATAAAAACATATTTACTCCTGTTATTCGAAATTCTGTTCGTGAACTCGATGTGCAAGACAAGGGGCATTATACGGTATATCTACCAGCATATGATGATGCGCATCTCTTGAAGCATCTGATGAAATTTTCAGATATCAATTGGCAGGTATTTAGTAAACATAATTCGCGCGCTTTTGATATGAAAAATGTTTCCATACGTCCTATTAATAACGATGCCTTCATCACCAGTATGGCAAGCTCTTCTGGTGTTCTATGTGGTGCAGGATTTGAAACACCTGCTGAAGCATTATTCCTACAAAAGAAATTATTGGTCGTTCCGATGAAAAATCAGTATGAACAACATTTGAATGCCGCAGCTTTAGAAGAAATGGGGGTACCTGTCATATCTAGCCTTAAGCAAAAAAATATGTTGTCCATAGAAGCTTGGTTAAATAGCAAATCTCGAGTAGTAGTGGATTATAAAAATAATACTCAAGAAATTATTACTAATATTGTGACAAAACATACTTAA
- a CDS encoding zinc dependent phospholipase C family protein: protein MKRLSFIISLFIIFLLCGSWGFFAHKKINEYAVYTLPPTLASFYKKNILLISEKAVDADKRCYIDSLEPTRHYIDIDDFDEPTIDSIPIHWSKAKEKYQEKQLLLTGIVPWQISFSYNKLVQAFKDKDIPKIIRFSADLGHYIGDAHVPLHTTKNYNGQLTNQIGIHAFWESRLPEMFSNKYVFIKGRAQFISDPITTAWDIVKESNRLVDSVLMLEKQLNNSFSKYQKYAFIERNNILIRTYSDEYANAYHQLLNGMVERRMTGAIQQVGAFWYSAWVEAGQPNLKNIGKVTIDEAPINTRNKKNMGREEL, encoded by the coding sequence ATGAAAAGATTATCCTTTATAATCTCTTTATTCATTATTTTTCTTCTATGCGGTTCTTGGGGATTTTTTGCACATAAAAAAATTAATGAATATGCTGTATATACCTTACCTCCTACATTAGCATCCTTTTATAAGAAAAATATTCTCTTAATTAGTGAGAAAGCTGTCGATGCAGATAAAAGATGTTACATCGATAGTCTCGAACCAACTCGTCATTATATCGACATCGATGATTTTGATGAACCTACTATTGACTCTATTCCGATACATTGGTCAAAAGCAAAAGAAAAATATCAAGAAAAACAGTTATTATTAACTGGAATCGTTCCTTGGCAAATCTCTTTCAGTTACAACAAATTAGTACAGGCATTTAAAGATAAAGATATTCCTAAGATTATTCGATTTTCAGCAGATTTGGGTCATTATATCGGGGATGCCCATGTCCCGCTTCATACCACTAAAAATTACAATGGACAATTGACTAACCAAATAGGTATACATGCTTTCTGGGAAAGTCGTCTACCCGAAATGTTTTCTAACAAATATGTATTTATTAAGGGGCGGGCACAGTTTATTAGCGATCCAATAACGACCGCTTGGGATATCGTAAAAGAAAGCAATCGACTTGTAGATTCTGTACTCATGCTTGAAAAACAATTGAACAATTCATTCTCAAAATATCAAAAATATGCATTCATTGAACGAAACAATATATTGATCAGAACGTATTCGGATGAATATGCAAATGCTTATCATCAACTACTCAATGGTATGGTTGAAAGAAGAATGACAGGCGCTATACAACAAGTAGGTGCATTTTGGTACTCTGCATGGGTGGAAGCTGGTCAACCAAACCTCAAAAACATAGGCAAAGTGACGATTGATGAGGCGCCGATTAATACAAGAAATAAAAAAAATATGGGTAGAGAAGAACTCTAA
- a CDS encoding TonB-dependent receptor plug domain-containing protein, whose protein sequence is MSKKVTLLALALVASTYVFSQVNSDQVARLKDTTNLSEVIINQNRLQIPFTKQTRNIQIITQEDIKRLPARSVNELLAYINGVDMRQRGPFGSQADVNIDGGSFEQTLILLNGAKISDPQTAHHSLNLPIPTEAIERIEIIKGPASRIYGINSLTGAINIVTKSATSNLISAHVYTGSSFQNSEDTKTGKYYGKGFQLGIMNKIAKFDQQLYLGHEDSNGQRYNTASKNNKIYYQGTYTPDSLNNIATSIGYIDNQFGANGYYASPGDKESYELVKTAFATIQSKHKLTETITLSPRISNRYNEDDYRYFRHDLSKARSQHYNNAFMAELNATYDQNYGSFGLGVESRFENITSSNIGKHSRENYGGYIEFKTEMIKNLYINLGTYVNYNSDYSWQVFPGIDLGYDLNTNWKLIFNMGSSQRIPSFTDLYLNQRPANIGNPQLQAERAKQIEGAVKYTNAHIIAQAGYFYRTINDFIDWTRSATTEPWQPQNIDHNKVQGFNANIRIDLNAPEAYTKYYATVGYSYLNPKIENDHNNASKYAIESLRNQVNVNLTVSHKNWSLTAANRFNERLSYKSYYISDIRLANQINKLNIYADAQNLFNVKYIEAGAVPMPGTWYTLGAKYTISY, encoded by the coding sequence ATGAGTAAAAAAGTTACCCTACTAGCACTTGCTTTAGTAGCATCTACTTATGTTTTTAGTCAAGTGAATAGTGATCAAGTCGCAAGATTAAAAGATACAACAAATTTAAGTGAGGTGATCATCAATCAAAATCGATTGCAAATTCCTTTTACAAAACAAACAAGAAATATTCAAATTATCACGCAGGAAGATATCAAACGGTTGCCTGCACGCTCTGTTAATGAATTATTAGCCTATATAAATGGTGTCGATATGCGCCAAAGAGGGCCATTTGGTTCGCAGGCTGACGTTAACATTGATGGGGGGTCTTTTGAGCAAACACTTATACTGTTAAACGGAGCTAAAATATCTGATCCACAAACAGCACATCATTCGCTTAACCTTCCTATTCCAACAGAAGCAATTGAACGTATTGAAATTATTAAGGGTCCTGCATCTCGAATTTATGGTATCAATAGTTTAACGGGTGCGATTAATATTGTCACCAAATCAGCAACGAGCAACCTCATCAGTGCTCATGTATACACGGGAAGTTCTTTTCAAAACAGTGAGGATACAAAAACTGGAAAATACTATGGTAAGGGGTTCCAGTTGGGGATTATGAATAAGATCGCTAAGTTTGACCAGCAGCTTTATTTAGGACATGAAGATTCAAATGGACAGCGCTATAACACCGCATCAAAAAACAATAAAATTTATTATCAAGGAACTTATACTCCAGATAGCTTAAATAATATTGCAACTTCTATTGGCTACATCGATAATCAGTTTGGAGCAAATGGCTATTACGCTTCTCCTGGAGATAAAGAATCCTACGAATTGGTTAAAACAGCTTTTGCAACCATACAGTCAAAACATAAACTTACCGAAACAATAACTTTATCTCCTCGGATTTCTAATCGTTATAATGAAGACGATTACCGTTATTTTAGACATGACCTCAGTAAAGCAAGAAGCCAACATTACAATAATGCTTTTATGGCAGAATTAAATGCTACTTACGATCAAAATTACGGTTCATTTGGATTAGGGGTTGAAAGTCGTTTTGAAAATATAACCAGTTCCAATATAGGTAAGCACAGTCGTGAAAACTATGGTGGATACATCGAATTCAAGACTGAAATGATCAAAAATCTATATATCAACTTGGGTACTTATGTCAATTATAACAGTGACTACAGTTGGCAAGTATTTCCGGGAATAGATTTAGGATATGATCTAAATACGAATTGGAAATTGATTTTTAATATGGGATCGAGTCAACGTATACCATCGTTTACAGATCTGTATTTAAATCAAAGGCCTGCTAACATTGGAAATCCACAATTGCAAGCTGAAAGAGCTAAACAAATTGAAGGGGCTGTCAAATATACGAATGCGCATATCATTGCACAAGCTGGATATTTCTACAGAACAATTAATGATTTTATAGACTGGACGCGTTCTGCAACTACTGAACCTTGGCAACCACAAAACATAGATCACAATAAGGTACAGGGTTTTAATGCTAATATACGTATAGACTTGAATGCCCCAGAAGCTTACACAAAATATTATGCTACAGTGGGCTATAGTTACTTAAATCCTAAAATAGAGAATGACCATAATAATGCCTCTAAATATGCTATTGAAAGTTTGAGAAATCAGGTTAACGTAAATTTGACAGTTAGTCATAAAAACTGGAGTTTAACCGCAGCTAATCGCTTCAATGAACGACTTTCGTATAAATCGTACTATATATCAGATATTCGTCTTGCAAATCAGATCAACAAATTAAATATTTATGCAGATGCACAAAACCTGTTTAATGTGAAATACATTGAAGCGGGTGCAGTACCCATGCCTGGCACTTGGTACACGCTGGGTGCAAAGTATACAATTAGCTATTAA
- a CDS encoding ThuA domain-containing protein gives MSNLFKKIVFLFTTFCATQVSAQERILIFSKTTGFRHESIEHGVAVLKQLALRNNMKADHSEDSRLFTDSTLAKYDALVFLSTTGDIFNESEKAAFVRFMQSGKGFVGIHAASDTEYSWPWYGQLVGGYFASHPAVQKANINVVDHDHLATKHLPKVWFHRDEWYDFKSMKKGLHILMELDETSYKGGKMGKFHPIAWYQEFDGGRSFYTGLGHTVDAFDTEKFQQHIIGGLQYVMKKK, from the coding sequence ATGTCTAATCTTTTCAAAAAAATAGTATTCCTTTTTACAACATTTTGTGCAACTCAGGTGAGTGCTCAGGAGCGAATTTTAATTTTTTCAAAGACAACAGGATTTAGGCATGAAAGTATCGAGCATGGTGTTGCCGTATTAAAGCAATTAGCTTTACGGAATAATATGAAGGCTGATCATTCAGAAGACAGTCGCTTATTTACAGACTCTACGCTAGCAAAATACGATGCTTTAGTCTTTTTGAGCACAACTGGTGATATTTTTAATGAAAGTGAAAAAGCCGCATTTGTTCGCTTTATGCAGTCTGGAAAAGGATTTGTAGGCATACATGCCGCAAGTGATACCGAATATAGCTGGCCTTGGTATGGACAGCTTGTCGGTGGATATTTTGCTTCTCATCCAGCTGTTCAGAAAGCTAACATTAATGTTGTTGATCATGATCATTTAGCAACGAAACACTTACCTAAAGTTTGGTTTCATCGCGACGAATGGTATGATTTTAAATCAATGAAAAAAGGACTTCATATTTTAATGGAATTGGATGAGACCAGTTATAAAGGAGGAAAGATGGGAAAATTTCATCCCATTGCCTGGTATCAAGAGTTTGATGGCGGAAGATCATTCTATACCGGTCTCGGTCATACTGTAGATGCCTTTGATACTGAAAAATTTCAACAGCATATTATTGGGGGACTCCAATATGTAATGAAGAAAAAATAA
- the aroB gene encoding 3-dehydroquinate synthase produces the protein MQFIESLGYQVVFDDSLQSLKTFIQERNYSKILVLVDRNTSDHCLPILQPILADLGNFDVIEVDPGEENKNIDFCIGVWNTMLDFGADRHSLLINLGGGVVTDMGGFAASTFKRGIDFIQVPTTLLSQVDASVGGKTGIDLDNYKNIIGTFTQPQAVYISSLFLKTLERKQLVSGFAEVLKHGLIFDASYYNKVKNLDVSAITSEYVRHSVGIKNTVITQDPKEKGLRKILNFGHTIGHAIEGYSLVHDEQSLLHGEAIAIGMICEAYLSHKLNGLPLEDLQDLIATFRKNFNDYRFDDSIDHELLSLMNNDKKNHSNQIGFALLSKIGSCDYDIFVTEDLIIESLDFYRNLIA, from the coding sequence ATGCAATTTATAGAAAGTTTAGGCTATCAAGTAGTCTTTGACGACTCATTACAGTCTCTAAAAACCTTTATACAAGAAAGAAATTACTCCAAGATTTTGGTCTTAGTTGATCGAAACACCAGTGATCATTGTTTACCTATTTTACAACCTATTTTGGCTGATCTCGGAAATTTTGATGTGATTGAAGTCGATCCTGGAGAAGAAAATAAGAACATTGATTTTTGTATCGGTGTATGGAATACCATGCTTGATTTTGGTGCAGATAGACACAGTCTGTTAATTAATTTAGGAGGTGGTGTGGTGACAGATATGGGTGGTTTTGCTGCTTCAACGTTCAAAAGAGGAATTGATTTTATTCAAGTTCCGACCACACTATTATCTCAAGTAGATGCATCCGTTGGCGGTAAGACTGGTATAGATTTAGATAATTATAAAAATATCATCGGTACATTTACTCAGCCTCAAGCCGTATATATATCCAGCCTATTTTTGAAAACTCTGGAAAGAAAACAATTGGTTTCGGGGTTTGCAGAAGTGCTTAAACACGGATTGATTTTTGATGCTTCCTATTATAATAAGGTCAAAAATCTTGACGTAAGTGCGATTACTTCAGAATATGTCCGACATTCGGTAGGAATCAAAAATACGGTGATCACACAAGACCCAAAGGAAAAGGGGCTTCGTAAAATATTAAATTTTGGACATACGATTGGTCATGCTATAGAAGGTTATTCATTAGTTCATGATGAGCAATCCCTACTTCATGGTGAGGCTATTGCAATCGGTATGATTTGCGAAGCTTATTTGTCGCACAAGTTGAATGGCCTTCCGTTGGAAGATCTACAAGATTTAATTGCCACATTTAGGAAAAACTTCAATGACTATAGATTTGATGATTCCATTGATCACGAGTTACTCAGTTTGATGAATAACGATAAGAAAAATCATTCCAATCAGATTGGGTTTGCTTTATTGAGTAAAATTGGATCATGTGATTATGATATTTTTGTTACGGAAGATTTAATTATTGAAAGTTTAGATTTTTATCGTAATTTAATAGCATAA
- a CDS encoding RNA-binding S4 domain-containing protein, whose protein sequence is MQTFKIEGEYIPLIQLLKALNWVEHGAMAQLVVTEGMVIVNGEVEYRKRMKVRPNDIVEFEGQQVKLV, encoded by the coding sequence ATGCAAACATTCAAAATCGAAGGAGAATATATTCCATTAATTCAGTTACTTAAAGCTTTAAACTGGGTGGAACATGGTGCTATGGCTCAATTAGTTGTGACTGAAGGTATGGTCATCGTTAATGGTGAGGTGGAGTACAGGAAAAGAATGAAAGTGAGACCTAATGATATCGTTGAATTTGAAGGTCAACAAGTAAAATTGGTATAA
- a CDS encoding proline dehydrogenase family protein → MTQIVETRKLSFDNTEIAFKSKTDKDLDRAYLLYKVIASNFLVKVGPPITNFALNIGLPIQGIIKSTIFKQFCGGETIEGCTAAINHLGENNVGTILDYSVEGEDTEAAFDATFKETLRTVVAAKTNKYIPFSVFKPTGLGRFDLFEKVNANQTLTTAEQAEYDRMYDRCDQICKACYEANVKVLIDAEHSWIQDAIDDIARDMMEKYNKEQPIVYNTYQLYRHDKLASLKADFDYANTQNFFIGAKIVRGAYMEIERQRAAEKGYPSPIQPTKAATDKDYDAAIHFILDHIDRFGMMAGTHNEESSLLLANELDKRGIDHRSDRIYFAQLLGMSDNLTFNLSESNYNVAKYMPYGPIKAVMPYLFRRAQENTSVAGQTGRELGLIIKEKQRRKASR, encoded by the coding sequence ATGACACAGATTGTTGAAACCAGAAAACTATCTTTTGATAATACAGAAATTGCATTCAAAAGTAAAACCGATAAAGATTTAGATCGTGCTTATTTACTTTACAAAGTAATAGCTAGCAACTTTTTAGTAAAAGTCGGTCCTCCAATCACTAATTTTGCACTTAATATTGGATTACCTATTCAAGGAATCATTAAATCAACAATCTTTAAGCAATTCTGTGGGGGAGAAACAATTGAAGGTTGCACGGCAGCAATCAATCATTTGGGCGAAAATAACGTTGGTACGATTTTAGACTACTCGGTAGAAGGTGAGGATACAGAAGCAGCTTTTGATGCTACCTTTAAGGAAACCTTACGCACGGTAGTTGCAGCTAAAACTAATAAATACATTCCTTTTTCCGTATTTAAACCTACTGGATTAGGTCGTTTTGATCTATTTGAAAAAGTAAATGCAAACCAAACATTAACTACAGCAGAACAAGCGGAATACGACAGAATGTATGATCGTTGTGATCAAATTTGTAAAGCTTGTTATGAGGCTAATGTGAAGGTACTGATCGATGCTGAACACTCTTGGATCCAAGATGCTATTGATGATATCGCACGTGATATGATGGAAAAATACAATAAAGAACAACCTATTGTATACAACACCTACCAGTTATATCGCCACGATAAATTAGCATCATTAAAAGCAGATTTTGACTATGCTAATACGCAAAATTTCTTTATAGGGGCTAAAATAGTACGTGGTGCTTATATGGAGATTGAGAGACAGAGAGCTGCTGAGAAGGGCTACCCATCTCCTATCCAACCAACAAAAGCAGCAACTGACAAAGATTATGATGCTGCTATCCATTTCATATTGGATCATATCGATCGGTTTGGCATGATGGCTGGTACTCACAATGAGGAAAGCAGTCTTTTGTTAGCGAATGAACTGGACAAACGTGGTATCGACCATAGAAGTGATCGCATCTATTTTGCACAATTGTTGGGGATGTCTGATAATTTGACATTCAACCTATCTGAGTCAAACTACAATGTGGCAAAATATATGCCTTATGGTCCAATTAAGGCTGTAATGCCGTATTTATTTCGGAGAGCACAGGAAAATACTTCGGTTGCAGGCCAAACAGGTCGCGAACTGGGTTTAATCATAAAAGAAAAACAAAGAAGAAAAGCTAGTCGTTAA
- a CDS encoding HAD family hydrolase yields MSPESIAKFNKLNEIAESYEALLFDVDGTLADNISAHKAAYVATALEYDVLLDDGLIDETAGWPTVAVAKEICIRYNKSFDVQEFSTRKSAIFIERFIQETQPIDYVVEHLKFQIGKKRIAAVSGGSRSTLNITLTVLDVLDKLETLVCAGDTPHGKPSPEPFLLAAERLQIAPSKCLVYEDGVPGVQGALAAGMGAVRIDQI; encoded by the coding sequence ATGTCACCTGAATCAATAGCGAAATTTAATAAACTTAATGAAATAGCGGAATCATACGAAGCCTTATTATTTGATGTAGATGGTACATTAGCCGATAATATAAGTGCACATAAAGCAGCCTATGTCGCTACGGCGCTAGAATATGATGTATTATTGGATGATGGCCTCATCGATGAAACTGCGGGCTGGCCTACTGTCGCGGTTGCAAAAGAAATTTGTATTCGCTATAATAAATCTTTTGATGTTCAAGAATTTTCAACTCGTAAATCAGCGATTTTTATAGAACGTTTTATTCAGGAAACCCAACCTATAGACTATGTTGTCGAACATTTAAAATTTCAAATTGGCAAAAAACGTATTGCAGCGGTATCGGGAGGATCTAGATCAACTCTAAATATCACCTTAACAGTACTTGATGTATTGGATAAATTGGAAACTTTGGTATGTGCGGGTGACACGCCTCATGGCAAACCCTCTCCAGAACCTTTTCTTTTGGCAGCGGAGAGATTGCAGATAGCTCCATCAAAATGTTTAGTTTATGAAGATGGAGTACCTGGAGTGCAGGGCGCTTTGGCTGCAGGAATGGGTGCTGTACGTATTGACCAGATTTAA
- a CDS encoding RNA polymerase sigma factor produces the protein MSIIQSYFKKGKQETLKGALDECLRGREQGKAFVYKKYYGYLMAIIIRYVKSDVDAEELTNEAFIRIFRRLDSFNHLVEEEVLEKSFRSWIGRIAANISIDFLRSKKQMISLEDVAENSIHVPMVYNSSNLEVSDIMKLLDSLPELQRIIFNLYEIEGFSHDEIAKQLLIPDSTSRTYLTRAKQKLRMLYLEQNKIGQEFK, from the coding sequence GTGAGCATTATACAATCATACTTTAAAAAGGGAAAGCAAGAAACACTGAAAGGTGCACTGGATGAGTGTTTGCGTGGTCGTGAGCAGGGGAAGGCTTTTGTCTATAAAAAGTACTATGGATACTTAATGGCTATCATTATTCGCTATGTCAAATCCGATGTAGATGCAGAAGAGTTAACAAATGAGGCATTTATACGAATTTTCAGACGTTTAGATTCTTTTAATCATTTGGTTGAAGAAGAAGTGTTAGAAAAATCATTTCGATCATGGATCGGTAGAATTGCAGCCAACATATCCATTGATTTTCTGCGATCAAAAAAGCAGATGATTTCATTAGAAGATGTGGCAGAAAATAGTATACATGTTCCCATGGTTTACAATTCAAGTAATTTAGAGGTTAGCGATATCATGAAGTTATTAGATTCATTGCCTGAATTGCAACGTATTATCTTCAATTTATATGAGATTGAAGGTTTTTCACATGATGAAATTGCAAAGCAGTTATTAATTCCCGATAGCACCTCCCGTACTTATCTTACTCGAGCAAAGCAAAAACTAAGGATGCTTTATTTGGAACAGAATAAGATAGGACAGGAATTTAAATAA